Proteins from a genomic interval of Crassostrea angulata isolate pt1a10 chromosome 7, ASM2561291v2, whole genome shotgun sequence:
- the LOC128191522 gene encoding uncharacterized protein LOC128191522 isoform X2 yields the protein MFAGLLYVENRTCTLLSEEIVAHLGKDKVITHGIEEKNTTADKLTHTGKLIVKRIGNADSFIVIVDDVHWKTFWNETSNKIPNKLEELLDEDDDENDDTANKSHNFILVVGINTNKNEEIKEKEFSKYLGSQSISSKVCHMLKSLEDHTPNTVNRLAKEIVEKFTNQLCPEEPCLDTIDNGTPNSTPVQTPVVSIEPKWTHPVSTEEEKNNMATESHSGNSKADEGNTSDTQEPDFTVPSTSSEDEDQEDINCYNLKTPGLCLYIVELEFDPEDENVQLEKRHASIAEFGKIKDAFERLGCFVKKKTNPTKQEALEFLQKGKEWCEKLKPSFLVLIISTHGQEVPDITKEKNSAPVKPSEGIGKTRSKKEMVHQLFFHDGQTLLTKDIIQMFGRRSCPALTEKPCTFFIQACRSRFGVENHVNYDEGVILSVNSTENMTKERQSETDSEDASKGDPLKDTSDAKRSIIKRSKEDEEERVREITARYKIDQFGEYMTWFRNTNAPSLASEDDSEAVQKLRVALNCDVLKPQETEEIMVLCKGYEKYTLDFFYPEPSISDPAPCTNDSLVMFASAPGKEAYNRERQGGWLITNLVAQIKETLDQKPEKVDLLAELTKVSGRIAFNYETETGSLTDSGHKSVPSLYHKLSKDIIIWPEEMEKTMQLLVEKEGSEWEKFSF from the exons ATGTTTGCAG GATTACTATACGTAGAAAATAGAACTTGTACTCTGTTAAGTGAAGAAATAGTTGCACACCTTGGCAAGGATAAAGTTATCACTCATGGGATTGAGGAGAAAAACACAACAGCAG ataaacTTACTCATACCGGCAAACTTATCGTAAAACGCATTGGCAATGCAGATTCCTTTATAGTAATTGTTGATGATGTCCACTGGAAAACTTTCTGGAATGAAACATCAAACAAGATTCCTAATAAACTTGAag AACTTTtagatgaagatgatgatgaaaatgatGATACTGCAAATAAAAGCCACAATTTCATCCTGGTTGTTGGAATTAATACCaacaaaaatgaagaaattaaagaaaaggaATTCAGTAAATACCTTGGTAGTCAGAGTATATCATCAAAAGTCTGTCATATGCTGAAGTCACTTGAAGACCACACACCTAACACAGTTAACAGATTAGCCAAAGAAATTGTTGAGAAGTTTACCAATCAACTGTGTCCCGAAGAGCCTTGTTTGGACACGATTGATAATGGTACACCAAACTCCACACCAGTGCAGACTCCAGTAGTTAGCATTGAGCCAAAATGGACACATCCTGTGAGTACAGAAGAGGAGAAAAACAACATGGCTACTGAAAGCCACTCTGGAAATTCCAAAGCTGATGAAGGAAATACATCAGATACCCAAGAGCCAGA TTTCACTGTTCCTTCCACATCAAGTGAAGACGAAGACCAAGAAGACATTAATTGCTACAACCTCAAGACTCCTGGTCTCTGCCTGTATATTGTTGAACTTGAATTTGATCCAGAGGATGAAAATGTTCAACTGGAGAAGAGACATGCCTCAATTGCAGAGTTTGGAAAAATCAAAGATGCTTTTGAGAGGCTAGGTTGTTTCGTTAAGAAAAAGACGAACCCAACAAAACAAGAAGCTCTGGAATTTTTACAAAAAG GGAAAGAATGGTGTGAGAAGCTGAAGCCCAGTTTTTTGGTGCTGATAATAAGTACTCATGGGCAAGAAGTACCAGATATCACTAAAGAAAAGAACAGTGCTCCGGTTAAACCATCAGAGGGCATTGGTAAAACAAGATCAAAGAAAGAAATGGTGCATCAACTGTTCTTCCACGATGGACAGACGCTGTTGACCAAGGACATCATTCAGATGTTTGGGCGCCGTAGCTGCCCTGCTCTCACCGAAAAACCTTGCACATTTTTCATTCAG GCATGCAGAAGTCGTTTTGGGGTGGAAAATCATGTCAATTATGATGAAGGAGTGATTCTTTCTGTCAACTCAACTGAAAATATGACGAAAGAGAGACAGTCAGAAACAGATTCTGAAGATGCCTCAAAGGGGGATCCACTCAAAGACACTTCAGATGCTAAACGGAGTATTATCAAGCGTTCAAAGGAAGATGAAGAAGAAAGAGTCCGTGAGATCACAGCT cGGTACAAAATAGATCAATTCGGTGAATATATGACATGGTTTAGAAACACCAATGCTCCATCACTGGCATCTGAAGATGATTCTGAAGCGGTCCAAAAACTGAGGGTAGCATTAAACTGTGATGTCTTAAAACCCCAGGAAACTGAGGAAATAATGGTTTTGTGTAAAGGATATGAAAAGTACACCTTGGATTTCTTTTACCCAGAGCCTTCAATAAGCGATCCTGCACCATGCACCAATGATTCACTCGTCATGTTTGCTTCTGCACCAG GAAAAGAGGCTTACAACAGAGAAAGGCAAGGAGGATGGCTGATCACAAACCTAGTGGCACAGATAAAGGAAACGTTGGACCAAAAACCAGAGAAGGTTGACCTACTAGCAGAGTTGACAAAGGTGTCGGGAAGAATTGCATTCAACTATGAGACTGAGACAGGCTCTTTGACGGACAGTGGCCATAAGTCAGTGCCCAGTCTCTATCATAAACTCAGTAAAGACATCATAATCTGGCCAGAGGAGATGGAGAAGACAATGCAGTTGTTAGTTGAGAAAGAGGGCTCCGAATGGGAGAAATTTTCCTTTTAG
- the LOC128191522 gene encoding uncharacterized protein LOC128191522 isoform X1 — MSVGLLYVENRTCTLLSEEIVAHLGKDKVITHGIEEKNTTADKLTHTGKLIVKRIGNADSFIVIVDDVHWKTFWNETSNKIPNKLEELLDEDDDENDDTANKSHNFILVVGINTNKNEEIKEKEFSKYLGSQSISSKVCHMLKSLEDHTPNTVNRLAKEIVEKFTNQLCPEEPCLDTIDNGTPNSTPVQTPVVSIEPKWTHPVSTEEEKNNMATESHSGNSKADEGNTSDTQEPDFTVPSTSSEDEDQEDINCYNLKTPGLCLYIVELEFDPEDENVQLEKRHASIAEFGKIKDAFERLGCFVKKKTNPTKQEALEFLQKGKEWCEKLKPSFLVLIISTHGQEVPDITKEKNSAPVKPSEGIGKTRSKKEMVHQLFFHDGQTLLTKDIIQMFGRRSCPALTEKPCTFFIQACRSRFGVENHVNYDEGVILSVNSTENMTKERQSETDSEDASKGDPLKDTSDAKRSIIKRSKEDEEERVREITARYKIDQFGEYMTWFRNTNAPSLASEDDSEAVQKLRVALNCDVLKPQETEEIMVLCKGYEKYTLDFFYPEPSISDPAPCTNDSLVMFASAPGKEAYNRERQGGWLITNLVAQIKETLDQKPEKVDLLAELTKVSGRIAFNYETETGSLTDSGHKSVPSLYHKLSKDIIIWPEEMEKTMQLLVEKEGSEWEKFSF; from the exons ATGTCAGTGG GATTACTATACGTAGAAAATAGAACTTGTACTCTGTTAAGTGAAGAAATAGTTGCACACCTTGGCAAGGATAAAGTTATCACTCATGGGATTGAGGAGAAAAACACAACAGCAG ataaacTTACTCATACCGGCAAACTTATCGTAAAACGCATTGGCAATGCAGATTCCTTTATAGTAATTGTTGATGATGTCCACTGGAAAACTTTCTGGAATGAAACATCAAACAAGATTCCTAATAAACTTGAag AACTTTtagatgaagatgatgatgaaaatgatGATACTGCAAATAAAAGCCACAATTTCATCCTGGTTGTTGGAATTAATACCaacaaaaatgaagaaattaaagaaaaggaATTCAGTAAATACCTTGGTAGTCAGAGTATATCATCAAAAGTCTGTCATATGCTGAAGTCACTTGAAGACCACACACCTAACACAGTTAACAGATTAGCCAAAGAAATTGTTGAGAAGTTTACCAATCAACTGTGTCCCGAAGAGCCTTGTTTGGACACGATTGATAATGGTACACCAAACTCCACACCAGTGCAGACTCCAGTAGTTAGCATTGAGCCAAAATGGACACATCCTGTGAGTACAGAAGAGGAGAAAAACAACATGGCTACTGAAAGCCACTCTGGAAATTCCAAAGCTGATGAAGGAAATACATCAGATACCCAAGAGCCAGA TTTCACTGTTCCTTCCACATCAAGTGAAGACGAAGACCAAGAAGACATTAATTGCTACAACCTCAAGACTCCTGGTCTCTGCCTGTATATTGTTGAACTTGAATTTGATCCAGAGGATGAAAATGTTCAACTGGAGAAGAGACATGCCTCAATTGCAGAGTTTGGAAAAATCAAAGATGCTTTTGAGAGGCTAGGTTGTTTCGTTAAGAAAAAGACGAACCCAACAAAACAAGAAGCTCTGGAATTTTTACAAAAAG GGAAAGAATGGTGTGAGAAGCTGAAGCCCAGTTTTTTGGTGCTGATAATAAGTACTCATGGGCAAGAAGTACCAGATATCACTAAAGAAAAGAACAGTGCTCCGGTTAAACCATCAGAGGGCATTGGTAAAACAAGATCAAAGAAAGAAATGGTGCATCAACTGTTCTTCCACGATGGACAGACGCTGTTGACCAAGGACATCATTCAGATGTTTGGGCGCCGTAGCTGCCCTGCTCTCACCGAAAAACCTTGCACATTTTTCATTCAG GCATGCAGAAGTCGTTTTGGGGTGGAAAATCATGTCAATTATGATGAAGGAGTGATTCTTTCTGTCAACTCAACTGAAAATATGACGAAAGAGAGACAGTCAGAAACAGATTCTGAAGATGCCTCAAAGGGGGATCCACTCAAAGACACTTCAGATGCTAAACGGAGTATTATCAAGCGTTCAAAGGAAGATGAAGAAGAAAGAGTCCGTGAGATCACAGCT cGGTACAAAATAGATCAATTCGGTGAATATATGACATGGTTTAGAAACACCAATGCTCCATCACTGGCATCTGAAGATGATTCTGAAGCGGTCCAAAAACTGAGGGTAGCATTAAACTGTGATGTCTTAAAACCCCAGGAAACTGAGGAAATAATGGTTTTGTGTAAAGGATATGAAAAGTACACCTTGGATTTCTTTTACCCAGAGCCTTCAATAAGCGATCCTGCACCATGCACCAATGATTCACTCGTCATGTTTGCTTCTGCACCAG GAAAAGAGGCTTACAACAGAGAAAGGCAAGGAGGATGGCTGATCACAAACCTAGTGGCACAGATAAAGGAAACGTTGGACCAAAAACCAGAGAAGGTTGACCTACTAGCAGAGTTGACAAAGGTGTCGGGAAGAATTGCATTCAACTATGAGACTGAGACAGGCTCTTTGACGGACAGTGGCCATAAGTCAGTGCCCAGTCTCTATCATAAACTCAGTAAAGACATCATAATCTGGCCAGAGGAGATGGAGAAGACAATGCAGTTGTTAGTTGAGAAAGAGGGCTCCGAATGGGAGAAATTTTCCTTTTAG